The DNA segment GCCGCCAGGCGTCCCGGAATAGAGCGGATCAGGGCCTTTTTTACGGCAAAGAAACCGAGTAAGGGTCCTCCAAAATTCAGCGGGATTCCCAAAGGCTGTCCCTCGCCGACGGCGATATCGGCACCATAGTCTGCCGGAGTTTTGAGCACGGCGGCGGCGATAGGATCAACAGCCATTATGAATAGCCCGCCGGCGCTATGAATCAGCTCGGCAGCTTTTCCGGCATCTTCCATAAGCCCGAAGAAATTGGGCTGGGCCAGAATAAGGCCGGCCGTCTGCTCATTGGCGAAAGATTTAACGGCATCCAAATCAGTTATTCCGCCTTTGGCCGGGATATTGATGATCTCGGCGTCAAGACCGGAAAGGTACGTTCTGATGACCTCACGATAGAGAGGATTCAGGGCCTCGGAGACCAAAATTTTCCTGCGCCGCGTCTGGGCCAGCGCCAGCGAGGCGGCCTCGGCAGCTGCCGTCGCACCGTCATACATCGAGGCATTGGCCACATCCATGCCGGTCAGTCGGCAAATATGGGTCTGGAATTCATAAATAACCTGGAGAGTCCCTTGAGAAACTTCGGCCTGGTACGGCGTATAGGCGGTCATGAATTCAGGGCGGCTGATTATTGTATTTACCGCCGAGGGAATAAAATGATCGTAAACACCGCCGCCGGCGAAAGTCACCATCTCCGCCTTATTCAGTTTGGAAATGTCCGTCATCTCTTGAAGCAGTTCCACCTCGGAAAGAGGTTCAGGAAGATTCAGGAGTGATTTGAGACGGATTTTTTCGGGGACCGGCAAAAATAATTCTTCGATTGAACCGAGTCCGATCTTCTCCAGCATCTGCCTGCGATCGTCATCGGTATTGGGAATGTATGGCATATTTAAAAGTCTGGTTCCTATCCGACAAGTTTGCTGTATTCAGAAGCGGGCAAAAGTTTATCCCATTCACCCGAATCGTTAATTCTCACTTTAACCATCCAGCCCTGACCGTAGGGGTCACGGTTCACGAGCATAGGATCGGTTTCCAGTTCCTTGTTAATCTCGACCACTTCGCCCGACATAGGGGCAAAAAGCTCCGAGACCGCTTTGACAGCTTCAATCGTGCCGAAAGGCTGCAGGGCCTTGACTTTGGTTCCCACCGCCGGAAGTTCCACGAAAACTACATCGCCCAATTCTCCCTGAGCGTATTCGGTAATTCCGAAGGTGGCGGTATCATCGTCGAGAGCCACCCACTCATGCTCGCTGGTATATTTCAACTTATCAGGAATATTCAAAAAACACCTCCGATGTTATTTCTCTTTATCCGCAGTTTTAGTTTTTGATATCTGCTCCACTTTGAAATTTTCATTCATTCTCTGGATGAATGAGGTATCAAAATTACCGGCAATGAAATCCGGATTGGAAAATATTTTCCGATGAAAATCGACCGTCGTGGGAATACCTTCGATTATGAATTCCTCGAGCGCATACTTCATTTTTTCTATTGCCTGGCGCCGGGTCTGGGCCCTGACAATCAACTTGGCAATCATCGAATCATAGAAAGGCGGGATATTATATTTGGCATAAGCGGCCGTGTCAACCCGGATGCCGTGACCTCCGGGGACATGGAATGATGTGATTTCGCCCGGGGCCGGTCGGAAATCTTTTTCCGGATCTTCGGCGTTGATACGGCACTCAATAGCATGCCATTTCATAATGACATCCTCCTGCCGATAGCCCAGTTTCTCTCCGGCCGCAACCCGGATCTGCTCCTTGACGAGGTCGATATCGGTGGCTTCTTCGGTAATCGGGTGCTCGACTTGAATGCGGGTATTCATCTCCATGAAGTAGAAATTCTGGTCACTGTCAACGAGGAATTCAATCGTGCCCGCGCCGAGATAATTAATTGTCGAGGCTCCGAGAACGGCGGTCCGCCCCATTATGGCCCGGAGTTCCGGGGTAACAATGGGAGAAGGACATTCTTCCACGAGTTTCTGATGACGTCTCTGTATGGAGCAATCACGTTCCCCGAAATGAATAATATTTCCGAAGGAGTCGCCCATAATCTGGATCTCGACGTGATGGGGATTGACAATCACTTTCTCGATATAGACATCAGGATTCTTGAACGCAATTTCGGCCTCGGCCCGAGCCATGGGGAAATTGGTTTCCAGTTCAGCCTCATCCCGGCACATCCGCATGCCCCGTCCTCCTCCGCCGGCAACGGCTTTAATCATCACGGGGTAACCGATCCCCGCAGCCAACGTCCGGGCCTCCTCGATATTCTTGACAATACCATCGGAGCCCGGGATGACGGGAATTCCGGCCCGTTTCATCATCTGCTTGGCGACCCCTTTATCCCCCATTTTGCGAATCATATCGGGCTTGGGGCCGATGAAAGTGATGCCGCAGGACTCAACTATTTCGGCAAATTCGGCATTCTCTGCCAGGAATCCATAGCCGGGATGAATGGCGTCCGCATTGGTGACCTCGGCAGCCGAGATGATCCGCTTGGCATCAAGGTAACTCGATGCCGAAGGAGCCGGACCGATGCAGACATCTTCATCGGCAAAGCGGACATGAAGCGAGGCCCGATCGGCCTCACTATAAACAGCGACAGTTTTAATGCCAAGTTCGCGACAGGCACGAATCACACGAAGGGCTATCTCGCCGCGGTTGGCAATCAGAATTTTCTTAAACAATGTTACCTTCTCACACCAAATGTTAGAACTTGTGCACGTCGGGTTCCTCGGCAGGCTCGTTCGATTGCCACCGTTCCGAGGCCCCGGTAATGCCTTTCACGCGCAGGTCGAAATCGTCGGGGTTGGTACACTGGTTCATCGCTTCCTCGAACGAAATCATCCCGGCTTTGTAAAGCTGCATAATGGACTGGTCAAAAGTGACCATTCCGTATTGAGTTCCCTGCTCAATAAGATCGGGAATACTCGATGTCTTCTCCTGATTGATAATATAATCTCTTATGGCGGCGGTGGCGACCAAAATTTCGAGGGCCGGCACCCGTCCCGGCATATCGGATCGTGTCAGCAGCCTTTGGCAGACAATCGCCTTGAGGGTTCCTGCCAGCAGAAGGCGGATTTGCTGATGCTGATGCGGGGGGAAAAAGGAAATTATGCGCGAAAGAGTCTCCACGGCGTTCAGGGTATGCAGGGTGGTCAGGACCAAATGGCCGGTATCAGCGGCGGTCAGGGCAATTGACATGGTATCGATATCGCGAATTTCTCCGAGGAGAATTACGTCGGGATCCTGCCGGAATGCGTGCCGCAGTGCCGCGGCGAAATTTTCGGTATCGGCGCCGACTTCGCGCTGACTGATGATACACTTCTTATCGCGATAAATATATTCGATCGGGTCCTCGATGGTCAATATATTATCGTCCCGATTTTCATTCATATGTTCGATCATTGCCGCGAGAGTCGTAGATTTGCCGGATCCGGTGGTACCGGTTATGACAATCAATCCCCGGCGTTCGTTGGATAGCTTTTTCATGGTATCCGGCAGGTTGAGTTCTTCAAAGGTCGGCACGTTGGTATTGACGGCGCGGATGGCGATACCAGTCGTCCCGCGCTGGCGGAAGAGGTTAATACGAAAACGACCCAGTTTGGCCACCGAGAGAGCCAAATCCATCTCGTTTTTCTTGCGGAAACGGTCCAATTGTTGTTCGTTGAGGATTTGACCGACAATACCGTCCATTTCATCGATTGTCATCGGATTGGTGGAAATCTGTTCCAGATGACCGTTGACACGGATGTGCGGCCTGATACCGACACGGACATGAAGGTCGGACGCATTTCGCCCCAGCATTTCGACAAGCATTTGCTTAAGAGTCATAAAGCAGCCTCCTGAAAAGAGAATTATCAGCTTTCAGGGTCGATCAGGAAAAGAACTTGACCGAATTCCACCGGCTGAGCGTTCTCTGCCAGAACTTTGGCGACACGTCCGGCGATCTCCGATTCGATTTCGTTCATCAATTTCATGGCTTCGACAATGCAAACCACCTGACCGACCGAAATCTTTTGATTAAGGGCGACATAGGGAGGGGCATCGGGCGCCGGAGCGGCGTAAAATGTCCCTACCATGGGCGACTTAATCTCCACATATTTCTTTTCGGCAACAGGAGGCGCCGAATCCACCACCGGAATTGCAGGGGCCGCAGGCTGCGGTCTGGGCGCGGGAGGCGCAACGGCTTGAATTATGGCCGGCTGCTCCGAATGACCGTTATGATTGCCGGTGCGGCGCGTAATTCGGACCGTCCGGCCCCAGGAAGTCACTTCAAGTTGGTCAATATCGGACTCTTCAACCAATCGTATAAGCTTTTTTATTGTTTTCTCTCGCATGTTTTCTCCAGGCTATGACCCGAAAAGATATGTAAAAAAACTATAACTCCAACAAAAATTTTGGGGCTCGATTGAGGATACTACCACCGGTTGTGGTTACAACGACATCATCCTCAATTCTTACCCCTCCCCAGCCGGAAATATAAATCCCCGGCTCAACCGTTATAACCATGCCCCGCTTCATTATATCCTGACTTCTGGTGCTGACGCTCGGCTTGGAATGAATAAATAATCCAATGCCGTGGCCGGTTCCATGACCGAAGTTCTTCTTAAACCCGGCGCGATCGATAATGTTCCGGGCGGCCAAGTCGATAGCCTTGCCGGAAACACCGGCCTTAACTTTGTCAATGGCGGCCTTTTGCGCTTTCAGGACCAGATTGTAGATCCTTTTCTGGCGCGGGCTGGCCTTACCCATGACCACGGTTCGCGTTATATCGCAACAGTACCCATTATACGTCGCCCCGAAGTCCATTGTCACAAAATCTCCTTTGGCGATTTTCTTTTCGGACGCAACTCCGTGCGGCATCCCGGAACGATACCCTGAAGCGACGATTGTATCAAAGGCCGGACGTTCGGAGCCAAGGGTCATCATCTGGTACTCCAATTCAGCCCGAATTTCATTTTCCCTTATTCCGGGACGGATATAATTGAGAATTCGTTCAAAGGCGGTGTCGGCAATCTGAGCGGCCTTCCGGATGTAGCCAATTTCAATTTTATCTTTGGTGACGGCAAATTGCTCCACGGCGTTATTTATGGGTATCAGCAACGCCCCCGGCAATTCATTTTGAATTCGGGTCAGATTGTCGCAGGTGAGGTATTCCGGCTCGTAGCCATAACGAAGATGACGGCCCTGAAGTTGTTTTTGGTTCTTAAGACCACCGATACAATCGCCGACGGTAATAGTTATTTTCGCGCCGCGCACTTCCTCTTTTGATTGATCAATGTAGCGAAAATCGGTCAGAAAATCGGCCCGGCCGGTCTGCACCACCAGAACGGCATCGGGACTGGAAAATCCGCTCAGATACCGCAGACTGGCGGCACGGGTGACAACAAGACCATCGAGATTTTCAGTTTTTAGAAAGGCCTGGATCCTTTTTATTCTCTCAGGATACATTTTTCTTTTCCTTATTTTTAATCAGTTCTTTAGCCTTCTCCAATTTGGCGGCCAATTGCGGGTTCTCCGAGTTTTTGGCCAATTCTTCCAGGACATTGAGTGCCAGACAGTTATGCCCCTGGGCCAGCAACAGATCCGCCATGGTTTCCGTCTTAAAGGGTATTTGACGCAGGTCCCGCGATAAAGGCTCGGACTTCTCGGCTCCATGTTTAAGGGTCAGAATTTTTGTTTCTTCCATCGGCTTATGGTCAAGAGGCGACGATAAAGCGACCGATTCCGAGGATATTTGCTGAATACGTGAATAGAAGGTGAAAGCGGTGGCGTCATCGGACTTTCTGAATTTAATGTCGCCCATATAGCGCAGGGCCACAATGTTGAAAGGATCGTTCCTAATCACATCGGCGAATTGCTCCTCGGCTAACTCGTACTGCCCGGAATGATACAGCGCCCGGCCCAGAATCAGGCGACCGGAGACGATATCGGGGTCATCCTTGAGGCGATTATGGCACAATTCAATGGCGCGAGAATATTTTTTATCGTTCAAATATTCCATGGCCACGGCCGGCCAGTAACCTTTGGAAGACAATTCGAGGATTAAACTGTCACTCATTTTTAATGCTTTTCACAATATCCGGTTAACAATAAGTTGTGGGGCCGGGCAAGTCAAGAGCGGGCCAAAAAGTGTTCAGAGCCAGTCAAACCAGTCCCAGAATTCGGTGCGAATGGTGCGGAAGAATTTGCGATAGATATGATAACTGAAGGGGCGGGAGCCGCAATAAATATTGGCGACACCGGTCATGCCGGGGATGAGAATTCTATTATCATTAGGGACGCGGGAGGAGACTTCGATCACCCGATTTCCCCGGCCGTCAACTCCGACTTTGCTGTCGATTCTTGTTACCTCGCCATAAAAATTAAAAGCCGGATAGCCCCGAACCTTAAATTTCACTTTCTGGCCGGGGGCAATATCGGACAGCTCTTTTTCCGAAAGGTAGATGCGGGCTTCCATGGTGTCGAGATTAGTGACTTCGCAGACCGTTTCGCCGGTATCGACCTGCAGAACGACGCCATTTATCTCCGATTTGATTTCAAAGGACTGCTGTTCGCGGGATTGAAAATCCAGCTGGCTTTTAAGGCCGGCCACTTCGGCTTCCTTGGCTTTTATCTGCTCGGGGCGGTTTCCGGCTTTAAGCATCCAGAGGTAACTTCGGGCGGCCTTAAATTTCGAATCCCATACTGCCGAATCGGTGTGCGCCTTCTCCCATTCCTGCTTGGAGACCAGATTCTTGGTGAGCATATCGTTAATTCGCTGAAGAGTGAGGGTCGCCGATTTCAACTGGGCCTCATATTCGTTCATGGTATTGCGGGCCTGATCGATCTCCTGGGGACGAGGTCCCTCCTTGAGCAAGGTCAGTTCCGCCTCGGCCTGTTTCAGACGGGCCCTGTAGTCATCGATAAGCCGCAGGGTTTCGGAATTAACCAACCGGGCGATGACCTCCCCGGCCTTCACGGTATCATTGAGTTTTACCTGGGGCAGAACGCGGGTCGTGGTATAGTAGCCGCTGAAGACATTCACCTGCCGTTGCTGGCCGGGATTACGGCTCTCTATATCATACAATACAACTTCGGCATATCCGGCGCTGTTGTATTTTAGAAGAAGCGACTGCAGAGGATTGATGACGAGGTCACCTTTGACCCGCAGGGGCACGCGGACAAAAAATATGACAAAAAACAGAATTACAGTCAGCAGACCAATTAAAATCCAGGTGCGGCCCTTTCTGAAGGCGGACCGCCTGGCTTTAATCATTTCACCGGCACCCTCGACAGCATCCATAATAATATTCCTGAACAGAAAAGCCATTATGGCGGCAAATATCACAAACCCGGTGCCGCCCAGTCGGGATACCAGAAATTTCGCCAGGAGCAGAAAGAAGTATCCCAATACAAAGACTACATATATAAATGATAAGAAACCGTAATAAAAGAAAATTCTTTTTTCTCTGGAAGTCAGATGGCTGTTGACGGTCTGGTCACCGAGAAAAATTTTCCGCATCAAGCCGCGCCAATATGACCCGGCTTTCCGGCGCAAATTGGGAATTTCCAGCCAATCGCTCAAGAGGTAGTAACCGTCATATTTCAGTAAAGGATTGAAATTGAAAAGGGTGGCGATCCCGGCAAAATAGATCACGGCCAGGGCGATTTCATTAATCAGGGTATCCTGAGAAGTAACTCGCCAGATAATCACCGCCACGGCCCAAAGAAACAATTGAAAAAATCCGCCGGCCAAAGAAACCGTGAGCCGTTTTGATTTTTCGGTGAACAGCCAAGCATCGCTGACATTGCAGTAAAAGGCCGGTTGAAAATATATCAGAAGGAAACCTATTTCATGCACCTCTCCCCCATAATGCTTGCACGCCAAACCGTGGGCGAATTCATGCAGGACGAGAACGACAAACATGGAAACATAAAATATGATGATGCCCTGGAGATTCAGCAGGCGGGAGAAATCGCTCGTTATGGCTATATTGTTTGACAGGGTCAACAGGAAGGCGAATGATATAAGAAAGCCGGCACTCCAGACAAATTTGCGCGTGAAAAAGAAGCGGCAGTAATTTATCAGGCGGTCAAATAGTCGTCCCGGATCGATCGCCTTTATTTTGATAAAGACCGCTTTCTGGAAGGTGGTCTTCTTGGTTTCGACCGAGGCGATCCGCTGTTTGGTTAATAATTCCTGACGCGTCAAGTCATTATCAAGAAAACAGAGATTTTGCAGGTGATTCAGGAATCCGTCGATTGTCTCCAGTTCGATATCGACCTGGAAGCGTTGTTTAAAATCGGCGGCGATTTCGGAAACGGATTTGGTGCCGTCAAGGATGGAAATAATAAAATATTCCGGTTCGCCAACCTGGAAATAGGCTTCGGTCAACGGATCCTTGATAACATAGACCTTGGTCCCATCACCCTTGACATTTTCCCTGATGATTAGGTCGTCCCTGATTTTGGATGGCTTATCCATAAGCCCCAAACTTAAGGTTTACTTCCAACTTTAAAAATAAACCGGAAGCGCCTGATAGTCAACAGGTTTTTGATGGGGAGCGATTTATTTGCTGAAATCTCTAAAGCAATTTGGTGTAGAGATAAATCAAGAGAGCCATAAAAAGTATGCCGGAATAAAATCCCAGAAGGAACTTGTTGCGCCAGGCGGGGATTTTTTTCTTCGGGGGCGGGAGTTTAATAATAGAACGGCAGTGCTTACAAATGACGGCGCCCGGAGTAATCTCTTCCTTGCAGAAGGGGCATTTTTCTTTTGATCCAACCGCTTTCATCGAATATAGAATAGGATTTTTTAGGATAAGGCCGCAATTAAAATAATTCTGCCGGCCATTCATCTATCATCTATTTCTCCGGAGTCGACTCGCTCGAACCGAAACCGATTACTTTGCCGTGAAGCGGGTCCGGACCGCCGTATATTTTGATTTCGCCGAATTGCGCCTCATATTTTTTCAGATTTTCCTCGAGTGTTTTCAGAAGCAGTTTACCGTGAGTCGGCGTCATGATGATACGGGCCTGTACTCTGGTTTTGGGAGCACCCGGCATGAGACGGGCAAAATCGATGACTATCTCGGTTGCCGAATGGGCAATCATCGCCAGGTTGGAGTAAATTCCCTCGGCCTCCTTCTCCCCCAACTCGATATTAATCTGTTGTTGCTGCGGTTTCACTTCCATCTTTTTGTCACCTCTAATCGACTTGAATAAATTTTTCACTTTGCCTATATTACCCGAAACGAAATTTAAATGGGTAATCCCTAATGCCAATAAAAGTTGACCGAATCGATAAGATATCGTCTAATCTGGGAAAATCAACAATATTAATCCTCGGCGACATAATGCTCGACGAGTATCTCTATGGGGCCGTGAACCGGATCTCGCCGGAGGCGCCGGTTCCGGTGGTGGAAGTGCGCAACGAGCAGATTCGTTTGGGGGGAGCGGCCAATGTCGCCAACAACATTCGCTCCCTTGGGGATACGGCAATTCTGGTGGGGGTTATCGGCGAAGATGATGCTTCGGTGAAACTTTCCCAGTTATTGAAGGAAAAAGGAATTTCACGCGACTATCTGGTCAATGATTCGGAGCGGCGGACGACTATAAAGACCCGAATAATCGCCGGATCACAGCAGGTGGTGAGGGCCGACCGCGAGGACACCTATGAAATTTCCGGCGAAATGGAAAAGAGAGTGCTGGACAAATTTCTGGCGGTGGCAGACAAAATCAAGGGTGTCATAATTTCCGACTACGGCAAGGGAGTGATTACGGCGTCTTTATTGGAAAAAATTATACCGGCCTGCAAAGAAAGAAATATTTTTGTGGCGGTCGACCCGAAAGAAACGCATTTCTTCAGTTACAAGCAGGTTTCGGTAATCACCCCGAATCATCATGAAGCCGGATTCGCGGCGGGAAAAAGAATCAAGACGGACGAGGATTTGAACTATGTCGGCAAATTCCTGCTGGAGAAACTTCGGGCCGATTCGATTCTGATTACCCGCGGCGAAAAAGGGATGGCATTATTTGAAGCCGATGGTGAGGTTAATTATTTCCCGACAGTGGCAAGAAAGGTCTTCGATGTGACCGGTGCGGGCGATACGGTTATTTCGGTTTTTGTATCGGCAATGGCGGCCGGAGCGAATTTGAAAGAGGCGACCGTAATTTCCAACTGCGCGGCCGGGATTGTGGTGGGCGAAATCGGAACGGCGACGGTAACAGTCCCGCAGTTGACGGCGGATTTGAAGCATCATTTTGCGAACGGAGTTTAAGGAAATCTACCAAATTGAACATATGAATAATATAATCTGGAAATACTCTCCTTGCAATGTGGCGGCACTTAAAAAAAGCCTTGGGGCCAAACGCAAGAAGATTGTCTTCACCAACGGCGTATTTGATATTCTGCACTACGGGCATATTGATTATTTGACTAGAGCCAAAAAACTTGGTGACATCTTGATTGTGGGATTAAATACTGATGCTTCGGTAAAAAAATTCAAAGGGAAAAATCGGCCGATCCAGAATGAAAAAGACCGTGCCCGGATTCTGGCGGCATTGAAGCCGGTCGATTATGTAATTCTTTTTTCCGAAGAAACTCCAGAGCGGTTAATCAAGATGGTCAAGCCGGACGTACTGGTCAAGGGAGCAGACTACAAAATTTCGGAAATTGTGGGAGCAGACTTCGTTAAATCGTACGGAGGGGTTGTGAAGCGGATCAGACTTGTCCGGGGCCGCTCGACAACGGGGATAATCGGAGAATTGAATTTGTAATCAATACGGGCATATTTTAATGTCAGGATCGAACAAGACCCCAACGTAAATAAATATTCCGAAAAGATCGTTCTTCGAAAAAGGTCAGGCCCTAGTTGGGCCTGACCCATATAGTGCAATCCTATTTAACGGATTCGA comes from the Candidatus Zixiibacteriota bacterium genome and includes:
- the gcvPA gene encoding putative glycine dehydrogenase (decarboxylating) subunit 1 (Evidence 3 : Putative function from multiple computational evidences), which produces MPYIPNTDDDRRQMLEKIGLGSIEELFLPVPEKIRLKSLLNLPEPLSEVELLQEMTDISKLNKAEMVTFAGGGVYDHFIPSAVNTIISRPEFMTAYTPYQAEVSQGTLQVIYEFQTHICRLTGMDVANASMYDGATAAAEAASLALAQTRRRKILVSEALNPLYREVIRTYLSGLDAEIINIPAKGGITDLDAVKSFANEQTAGLILAQPNFFGLMEDAGKAAELIHSAGGLFIMAVDPIAAAVLKTPADYGADIAVGEGQPLGIPLNFGGPLLGFFAVKKALIRSIPGRLAARTIDSEGKPGFVLTLQTREQHIRREKATSNICTNQALCATTAAVYLSLLGRQGLKRVALLSMERTHQVAREICTIPGFSPFFNGDFVREVAIKTPLPARQLVDMMIDRYNILPGIDLGRFYPDMDNALLISATEKRTGAEINRLVSAVKELVADPILSRR
- the gcvH gene encoding glycine cleavage complex lipoylprotein (Evidence 2a : Function from experimental evidences in other organisms; PubMedId : 1802033, 8219277, 8375392; Product type lp : lipoprotein) yields the protein MNIPDKLKYTSEHEWVALDDDTATFGITEYAQGELGDVVFVELPAVGTKVKALQPFGTIEAVKAVSELFAPMSGEVVEINKELETDPMLVNRDPYGQGWMVKVRINDSGEWDKLLPASEYSKLVG
- the accC gene encoding acetyl-CoA carboxylase, biotin carboxylase subunit (Evidence 2a : Function from experimental evidences in other organisms; PubMedId : 10821865, 11157970, 1370469, 1682920, 7915138, 8246839, 9298646; Product type e : enzyme); translated protein: MFKKILIANRGEIALRVIRACRELGIKTVAVYSEADRASLHVRFADEDVCIGPAPSASSYLDAKRIISAAEVTNADAIHPGYGFLAENAEFAEIVESCGITFIGPKPDMIRKMGDKGVAKQMMKRAGIPVIPGSDGIVKNIEEARTLAAGIGYPVMIKAVAGGGGRGMRMCRDEAELETNFPMARAEAEIAFKNPDVYIEKVIVNPHHVEIQIMGDSFGNIIHFGERDCSIQRRHQKLVEECPSPIVTPELRAIMGRTAVLGASTINYLGAGTIEFLVDSDQNFYFMEMNTRIQVEHPITEEATDIDLVKEQIRVAAGEKLGYRQEDVIMKWHAIECRINAEDPEKDFRPAPGEITSFHVPGGHGIRVDTAAYAKYNIPPFYDSMIAKLIVRAQTRRQAIEKMKYALEEFIIEGIPTTVDFHRKIFSNPDFIAGNFDTSFIQRMNENFKVEQISKTKTADKEK
- the pilT gene encoding Twitching mobility protein produces the protein MTLKQMLVEMLGRNASDLHVRVGIRPHIRVNGHLEQISTNPMTIDEMDGIVGQILNEQQLDRFRKKNEMDLALSVAKLGRFRINLFRQRGTTGIAIRAVNTNVPTFEELNLPDTMKKLSNERRGLIVITGTTGSGKSTTLAAMIEHMNENRDDNILTIEDPIEYIYRDKKCIISQREVGADTENFAAALRHAFRQDPDVILLGEIRDIDTMSIALTAADTGHLVLTTLHTLNAVETLSRIISFFPPHQHQQIRLLLAGTLKAIVCQRLLTRSDMPGRVPALEILVATAAIRDYIINQEKTSSIPDLIEQGTQYGMVTFDQSIMQLYKAGMISFEEAMNQCTNPDDFDLRVKGITGASERWQSNEPAEEPDVHKF
- the accB gene encoding acetyl CoA carboxylase, BCCP subunit (Evidence 2a : Function from experimental evidences in other organisms; PubMedId : 10213607, 10542197, 11157970, 1370469, 1682920, 21380143, 2575489, 2660106, 324999, 7678242, 8747466, 9398236, 9600841; Product type e : enzyme), with protein sequence MREKTIKKLIRLVEESDIDQLEVTSWGRTVRITRRTGNHNGHSEQPAIIQAVAPPAPRPQPAAPAIPVVDSAPPVAEKKYVEIKSPMVGTFYAAPAPDAPPYVALNQKISVGQVVCIVEAMKLMNEIESEIAGRVAKVLAENAQPVEFGQVLFLIDPES
- the yqhT gene encoding Uncharacterized peptidase YqhT, with the translated sequence MYPERIKRIQAFLKTENLDGLVVTRAASLRYLSGFSSPDAVLVVQTGRADFLTDFRYIDQSKEEVRGAKITITVGDCIGGLKNQKQLQGRHLRYGYEPEYLTCDNLTRIQNELPGALLIPINNAVEQFAVTKDKIEIGYIRKAAQIADTAFERILNYIRPGIRENEIRAELEYQMMTLGSERPAFDTIVASGYRSGMPHGVASEKKIAKGDFVTMDFGATYNGYCCDITRTVVMGKASPRQKRIYNLVLKAQKAAIDKVKAGVSGKAIDLAARNIIDRAGFKKNFGHGTGHGIGLFIHSKPSVSTRSQDIMKRGMVITVEPGIYISGWGGVRIEDDVVVTTTGGSILNRAPKFLLEL
- a CDS encoding hypothetical protein (Evidence 5 : Unknown function), which produces MSDSLILELSSKGYWPAVAMEYLNDKKYSRAIELCHNRLKDDPDIVSGRLILGRALYHSGQYELAEEQFADVIRNDPFNIVALRYMGDIKFRKSDDATAFTFYSRIQQISSESVALSSPLDHKPMEETKILTLKHGAEKSEPLSRDLRQIPFKTETMADLLLAQGHNCLALNVLEELAKNSENPQLAAKLEKAKELIKNKEKKNVS
- a CDS encoding conserved membrane hypothetical protein (Evidence 4 : Unknown function but conserved in other organisms), whose amino-acid sequence is MDKPSKIRDDLIIRENVKGDGTKVYVIKDPLTEAYFQVGEPEYFIISILDGTKSVSEIAADFKQRFQVDIELETIDGFLNHLQNLCFLDNDLTRQELLTKQRIASVETKKTTFQKAVFIKIKAIDPGRLFDRLINYCRFFFTRKFVWSAGFLISFAFLLTLSNNIAITSDFSRLLNLQGIIIFYVSMFVVLVLHEFAHGLACKHYGGEVHEIGFLLIYFQPAFYCNVSDAWLFTEKSKRLTVSLAGGFFQLFLWAVAVIIWRVTSQDTLINEIALAVIYFAGIATLFNFNPLLKYDGYYLLSDWLEIPNLRRKAGSYWRGLMRKIFLGDQTVNSHLTSREKRIFFYYGFLSFIYVVFVLGYFFLLLAKFLVSRLGGTGFVIFAAIMAFLFRNIIMDAVEGAGEMIKARRSAFRKGRTWILIGLLTVILFFVIFFVRVPLRVKGDLVINPLQSLLLKYNSAGYAEVVLYDIESRNPGQQRQVNVFSGYYTTTRVLPQVKLNDTVKAGEVIARLVNSETLRLIDDYRARLKQAEAELTLLKEGPRPQEIDQARNTMNEYEAQLKSATLTLQRINDMLTKNLVSKQEWEKAHTDSAVWDSKFKAARSYLWMLKAGNRPEQIKAKEAEVAGLKSQLDFQSREQQSFEIKSEINGVVLQVDTGETVCEVTNLDTMEARIYLSEKELSDIAPGQKVKFKVRGYPAFNFYGEVTRIDSKVGVDGRGNRVIEVSSRVPNDNRILIPGMTGVANIYCGSRPFSYHIYRKFFRTIRTEFWDWFDWL
- a CDS encoding hypothetical protein (Evidence 5 : Unknown function); amino-acid sequence: MNGRQNYFNCGLILKNPILYSMKAVGSKEKCPFCKEEITPGAVICKHCRSIIKLPPPKKKIPAWRNKFLLGFYSGILFMALLIYLYTKLL
- a CDS encoding conserved hypothetical protein (Evidence 4 : Unknown function but conserved in other organisms) encodes the protein MEVKPQQQQINIELGEKEAEGIYSNLAMIAHSATEIVIDFARLMPGAPKTRVQARIIMTPTHGKLLLKTLEENLKKYEAQFGEIKIYGGPDPLHGKVIGFGSSESTPEK